TTCTGGGCATCAAATAAATTTTTTCCACTGTTATGTCACATATATCTGAAGGTAAAGATATCTGTAAACATTTTCCGTGTCTGGTAATTTATATAACTTAAATTCAAGTTTTTCTTCTCCAGCAGAACCTGCAGTAAATTCAAATGGTATCTCCTTTTTGTCATCGTTGTTTAAAGTAATATTTTCCTCTTTTAATATCTGATTTCCTTGTGTTATTTTAATCAGATAACTGGTTGTTTTATACTCATGGTTAACCACACACACAGTGAGATTAGCTGGTTCTCCCACACTAAGGTTTGTGGGATAATTAATAGCTTTTCCATCTCCATCCAATATAAAAAATTCTGTGAACTTTTCAGATGGTGTGGGATTTAAAGTTATGTTAAATATTCCTATTGTCCCGATAATTAGAATAATCACAATTA
The sequence above is a segment of the Methanobacterium petrolearium genome. Coding sequences within it:
- a CDS encoding DUF1616 domain-containing protein produces the protein MNIDRTIATVIVIILIIGTIGIFNITLNPTPSEKFTEFFILDGDGKAINYPTNLSVGEPANLTVCVVNHEYKTTSYLIKITQGNQILKEENITLNNDDKKEIPFEFTAGSAGEEKLEFKLYKLPDTENVYRYLYLQIYVT